A genomic segment from Diospyros lotus cultivar Yz01 chromosome 5, ASM1463336v1, whole genome shotgun sequence encodes:
- the LOC127801844 gene encoding cytokinin riboside 5'-monophosphate phosphoribohydrolase LOG1-like isoform X2, with protein MEGDEAKPATSERSRRKFKKICVFCGSRAGHKPAFSDAAVDLGKQLFSCFDSQVERNIDLVYGGGSAGLMGLISKTVFDGGCHVLGILPRALLPHEISGESIGEVKTVSDMHQRKSEMAKHAEAFIALPGGYGTMEELLEIIAWSQLGIHEKPVGLLNVDGYYNSLLALFDKGVEEGFIQGSARNIVISAGTAGDLINKMEEYAPAHDTVAPRQSWEVDQLLESTTTGARGRQKTHL; from the exons ATGGAAGGAGATGAAGCTAAACCTGCAACAAGTGAAAGGTCAAGAAGAAAGTTCAAGAAAATCTGTGTGTTCTGCGGCAGTAGAGCTGGTCACAAGCCTGCATTCAGTGATGCAGCCGTCGATCTCGGCAAGCAGCTG ttttcttgttttgattctCAGGTTGAGAGGAATATTGATCTGGTATATGGGGGAGGAAGTGCTGGCCTAATGGGTTTGATCTCTAAAACTGTTTTTGATGGAGGTTGCCATGTTCTTGG AATACTTCCTAGAGCTCTTTTGCCCCATGAG ATATCAGGAGAATCCATAGGAGAAGTAAAAACAGTCTCAGACATGCATCAGAGGAAGTCAGAGATGGCGAAACATGCCGAAGCTTTCATTGCTCTTCCTG GTGGCTATGGAACCATGGAAGAACTGTTGGAGATCATTGCTTGGTCTCAATTGGGAATTCATGAAAAGCCT GTGGGGTTGTTAAACGTTGATGGGTATTATAACAGCTTGCTTGCATTGTTTGACAAAGGAGTGGAAGAAGGCTTCATACAAGGCTCGGCAAGAAACATTGTGATTTCAGCAGGTACAGCAGGAGACTTGATCAACAAAATGGAG GAGTATGCACCAGCCCATGATACAGTTGCACCCAGACAAAGCTGGGAAGTGGATCAATTATTAGAGTCTACAACAACAG GTGCCAGGGGCCGTCAAAAGACACATCTATGA
- the LOC127801844 gene encoding cytokinin riboside 5'-monophosphate phosphoribohydrolase LOG1-like isoform X1 yields MEGDEAKPATSERSRRKFKKICVFCGSRAGHKPAFSDAAVDLGKQLFSCFDSQVERNIDLVYGGGSAGLMGLISKTVFDGGCHVLGILPRALLPHEISGESIGEVKTVSDMHQRKSEMAKHAEAFIALPGGYGTMEELLEIIAWSQLGIHEKPVGLLNVDGYYNSLLALFDKGVEEGFIQGSARNIVISAGTAGDLINKMEEYAPAHDTVAPRQSWEVDQLLESTTTGREQAPGSSNS; encoded by the exons ATGGAAGGAGATGAAGCTAAACCTGCAACAAGTGAAAGGTCAAGAAGAAAGTTCAAGAAAATCTGTGTGTTCTGCGGCAGTAGAGCTGGTCACAAGCCTGCATTCAGTGATGCAGCCGTCGATCTCGGCAAGCAGCTG ttttcttgttttgattctCAGGTTGAGAGGAATATTGATCTGGTATATGGGGGAGGAAGTGCTGGCCTAATGGGTTTGATCTCTAAAACTGTTTTTGATGGAGGTTGCCATGTTCTTGG AATACTTCCTAGAGCTCTTTTGCCCCATGAG ATATCAGGAGAATCCATAGGAGAAGTAAAAACAGTCTCAGACATGCATCAGAGGAAGTCAGAGATGGCGAAACATGCCGAAGCTTTCATTGCTCTTCCTG GTGGCTATGGAACCATGGAAGAACTGTTGGAGATCATTGCTTGGTCTCAATTGGGAATTCATGAAAAGCCT GTGGGGTTGTTAAACGTTGATGGGTATTATAACAGCTTGCTTGCATTGTTTGACAAAGGAGTGGAAGAAGGCTTCATACAAGGCTCGGCAAGAAACATTGTGATTTCAGCAGGTACAGCAGGAGACTTGATCAACAAAATGGAG GAGTATGCACCAGCCCATGATACAGTTGCACCCAGACAAAGCTGGGAAGTGGATCAATTATTAGAGTCTACAACAACAGGTCGGGAGCAAGCCCCAGGATCTTCCAACTCTTGA
- the LOC127801844 gene encoding cytokinin riboside 5'-monophosphate phosphoribohydrolase LOG1-like isoform X3 produces MEGDEAKPATSERSRRKFKKICVFCGSRAGHKPAFSDAAVDLGKQLVERNIDLVYGGGSAGLMGLISKTVFDGGCHVLGILPRALLPHEISGESIGEVKTVSDMHQRKSEMAKHAEAFIALPGGYGTMEELLEIIAWSQLGIHEKPVGLLNVDGYYNSLLALFDKGVEEGFIQGSARNIVISAGTAGDLINKMEEYAPAHDTVAPRQSWEVDQLLESTTTGREQAPGSSNS; encoded by the exons ATGGAAGGAGATGAAGCTAAACCTGCAACAAGTGAAAGGTCAAGAAGAAAGTTCAAGAAAATCTGTGTGTTCTGCGGCAGTAGAGCTGGTCACAAGCCTGCATTCAGTGATGCAGCCGTCGATCTCGGCAAGCAGCTG GTTGAGAGGAATATTGATCTGGTATATGGGGGAGGAAGTGCTGGCCTAATGGGTTTGATCTCTAAAACTGTTTTTGATGGAGGTTGCCATGTTCTTGG AATACTTCCTAGAGCTCTTTTGCCCCATGAG ATATCAGGAGAATCCATAGGAGAAGTAAAAACAGTCTCAGACATGCATCAGAGGAAGTCAGAGATGGCGAAACATGCCGAAGCTTTCATTGCTCTTCCTG GTGGCTATGGAACCATGGAAGAACTGTTGGAGATCATTGCTTGGTCTCAATTGGGAATTCATGAAAAGCCT GTGGGGTTGTTAAACGTTGATGGGTATTATAACAGCTTGCTTGCATTGTTTGACAAAGGAGTGGAAGAAGGCTTCATACAAGGCTCGGCAAGAAACATTGTGATTTCAGCAGGTACAGCAGGAGACTTGATCAACAAAATGGAG GAGTATGCACCAGCCCATGATACAGTTGCACCCAGACAAAGCTGGGAAGTGGATCAATTATTAGAGTCTACAACAACAGGTCGGGAGCAAGCCCCAGGATCTTCCAACTCTTGA
- the LOC127801844 gene encoding probable cytokinin riboside 5'-monophosphate phosphoribohydrolase LOG4 isoform X4, protein MEGDEAKPATSERSRRKFKKICVFCGSRAGHKPAFSDAAVDLGKQLFSCFDSQVERNIDLVYGGGSAGLMGLISKTVFDGGCHVLGILPRALLPHEISGESIGEVKTVSDMHQRKSEMAKHAEAFIALPGGYGTMEELLEIIAWSQLGIHEKPVGLLNVDGYYNSLLALFDKGVEEGFIQGSARNIVISAGVCTSP, encoded by the exons ATGGAAGGAGATGAAGCTAAACCTGCAACAAGTGAAAGGTCAAGAAGAAAGTTCAAGAAAATCTGTGTGTTCTGCGGCAGTAGAGCTGGTCACAAGCCTGCATTCAGTGATGCAGCCGTCGATCTCGGCAAGCAGCTG ttttcttgttttgattctCAGGTTGAGAGGAATATTGATCTGGTATATGGGGGAGGAAGTGCTGGCCTAATGGGTTTGATCTCTAAAACTGTTTTTGATGGAGGTTGCCATGTTCTTGG AATACTTCCTAGAGCTCTTTTGCCCCATGAG ATATCAGGAGAATCCATAGGAGAAGTAAAAACAGTCTCAGACATGCATCAGAGGAAGTCAGAGATGGCGAAACATGCCGAAGCTTTCATTGCTCTTCCTG GTGGCTATGGAACCATGGAAGAACTGTTGGAGATCATTGCTTGGTCTCAATTGGGAATTCATGAAAAGCCT GTGGGGTTGTTAAACGTTGATGGGTATTATAACAGCTTGCTTGCATTGTTTGACAAAGGAGTGGAAGAAGGCTTCATACAAGGCTCGGCAAGAAACATTGTGATTTCAGCAG GAGTATGCACCAGCCCATGA